In the Klebsiella aerogenes KCTC 2190 genome, one interval contains:
- the yiiM gene encoding 6-hydroxyaminopurine reductase, protein MHYPVNVFVGKIRDYDGSRPSAIGKIQVDGELQLGDLGLEGDEQAEKKIHGGPDRALCHYPREHYLDWIREFPQQAELFCAPAFGENLSTEGLTEKNVYIGDIFRWGEALIQVTQPRSPCFKLNYHFGISDMAQLMQNSGKVGWLYRIIAGGRVSSDAPLELVSRLSDVSVHEAGAIAWHMPFDDEQYHRLLSAAGLSVSWSRTMQKRRLSGQIEDNSRRLWGK, encoded by the coding sequence ATGCATTATCCGGTGAATGTCTTTGTCGGCAAAATCAGGGACTACGACGGTAGCCGCCCCAGCGCAATTGGCAAAATCCAGGTCGATGGCGAATTACAGCTCGGCGATCTCGGGCTGGAAGGGGACGAGCAGGCGGAAAAGAAAATTCACGGCGGGCCGGATCGCGCGCTGTGCCACTATCCCCGCGAGCATTATCTCGACTGGATCCGCGAATTCCCGCAGCAGGCCGAGCTGTTCTGCGCACCCGCATTCGGCGAAAACCTTTCTACCGAAGGGCTAACGGAAAAAAACGTCTATATCGGCGATATCTTTCGTTGGGGCGAGGCGCTGATTCAGGTCACTCAACCGCGCTCTCCCTGCTTCAAACTGAATTACCATTTCGGCATTAGCGACATGGCGCAACTGATGCAGAACAGCGGCAAGGTTGGCTGGCTTTACCGCATTATTGCCGGCGGCCGGGTCTCCAGCGATGCGCCGCTGGAGCTGGTATCGCGACTAAGCGATGTGAGCGTACATGAGGCCGGAGCGATTGCCTGGCATATGCCGTTTGACGACGAGCAGTATCACCGTCTGTTATCGGCGGCGGGCCTGTCGGTAAGCTGGAGCAGAACGATGCAGAAGCGGCGTTTAAGCGGGCAGATCGAGGATAATTCGCGGAGATTATGGGGGAAATAA
- the sodA gene encoding superoxide dismutase [Mn], which translates to MSYTLPSLPYAYDALEPHFDKQTMEIHHTKHHQTYVNNANAALESLPEFANLSAEELITKLDQLPADKKTVLRNNAGGHANHSLFWKGLKTGTTLQGDLKAAIERDFGSVDNFKAEFEKAAATRFGSGWAWLVLKGDKLAVVSTANQDSPLMGEAISGASGFPIIGLDVWEHAYYLKFQNRRPDYIKAFWDVVNWDEAAARFAAKK; encoded by the coding sequence ATGAGTTATACACTGCCATCCCTGCCGTACGCTTACGATGCTCTGGAACCGCATTTCGACAAGCAGACGATGGAGATCCATCATACTAAGCATCACCAGACCTACGTTAACAACGCTAACGCAGCGCTGGAAAGCCTGCCGGAATTCGCTAACCTGTCCGCGGAAGAGCTGATCACTAAGCTTGATCAACTGCCGGCTGACAAAAAAACCGTACTGCGTAACAACGCGGGCGGCCACGCTAACCACAGCCTGTTCTGGAAAGGCCTGAAAACCGGCACCACCCTGCAGGGCGACCTGAAAGCCGCTATCGAGCGTGATTTCGGTTCTGTGGACAACTTCAAAGCTGAATTCGAAAAAGCGGCAGCTACCCGCTTTGGTTCCGGCTGGGCGTGGCTGGTGCTGAAAGGCGACAAACTGGCCGTCGTTTCTACCGCTAACCAGGACTCCCCGCTGATGGGCGAAGCCATTTCCGGCGCTTCAGGCTTCCCGATTATCGGCCTGGATGTGTGGGAACACGCTTACTACCTGAAATTCCAGAACCGCCGTCCGGACTACATCAAAGCCTTCTGGGACGTGGTTAACTGGGACGAAGCAGCAGCGCGTTTTGCCGCCAAAAAATAA
- the cpxP gene encoding cell-envelope stress modulator CpxP: MRNVIAAVMASTLALSATSQAAEVVTGVNWLHGEEGAQRSGQSHMFDGISLTEQQRQQLRDLMQRARHDRLPVNVSELETMHSLVTADKFDESAVRAQAEKMAQEQVARQVEMAKVRNQMYHLLTPEQQAVLNAKHQQRMDQLREVARMQKGSAMMLSSSSSTVQPK, from the coding sequence ATGCGCAATGTTATCGCTGCCGTCATGGCCTCAACGCTGGCGCTAAGTGCTACTAGCCAAGCCGCTGAAGTCGTTACCGGCGTTAACTGGCTCCACGGTGAAGAGGGAGCCCAGCGCAGCGGCCAGAGCCATATGTTTGACGGCATAAGTCTAACCGAACAGCAACGACAGCAGTTACGGGATCTTATGCAACGGGCGCGCCATGACCGGCTCCCTGTTAATGTTAGCGAACTGGAGACAATGCATAGCCTTGTCACCGCAGATAAATTTGATGAAAGCGCTGTGCGCGCTCAGGCAGAAAAGATGGCGCAGGAACAGGTTGCCCGCCAGGTAGAAATGGCGAAAGTCCGCAACCAGATGTACCACCTGCTAACCCCTGAGCAGCAAGCGGTTTTAAATGCTAAGCACCAGCAGCGTATGGATCAGTTGCGTGAGGTTGCAAGGATGCAGAAAGGCTCAGCCATGATGCTTTCCAGTAGTAGCAGTACCGTGCAACCCAAGTAA
- the rraA gene encoding ribonuclease E activity regulator RraA, with protein sequence MKYDTSELCDIYQEDVNVVEPLFSNFGGRSSFGGQIITVKCFEDNGLLYDLLEQNGRGHILLIDGGGSVRRALIDADLARLAVQNEWEGLVVYGAVRQVDDLEDLDIGIQALAAIPVAAAGEGIGESDVRVNFGGVTFFSGDHLYADNTGIILSEDALDIE encoded by the coding sequence ATGAAATACGATACTTCCGAGCTTTGCGACATCTACCAGGAAGATGTCAATGTCGTGGAACCGCTGTTTTCCAACTTTGGAGGGCGGTCGTCGTTTGGTGGACAGATCATTACGGTAAAATGTTTCGAGGATAACGGGTTGCTCTACGATCTGCTCGAGCAGAATGGCCGTGGTCATATTCTCCTTATCGACGGCGGCGGTTCCGTGCGACGCGCGTTAATTGACGCCGACCTGGCGCGTCTGGCGGTACAGAACGAATGGGAAGGGCTGGTGGTCTATGGCGCGGTGCGCCAGGTTGACGACCTGGAAGATTTAGATATCGGTATCCAGGCGTTAGCCGCCATTCCTGTGGCCGCTGCAGGGGAAGGTATCGGCGAAAGCGACGTGCGCGTCAACTTCGGCGGCGTTACCTTCTTCTCCGGCGATCATCTGTATGCCGACAATACCGGTATCATCCTTTCCGAGGATGCGCTGGATATCGAATAA
- the rhaT gene encoding L-rhamnose/proton symporter RhaT has translation MNHAITMGIFWHLIGAASAACFYAPFKKVKHWSWETMWSIGGIVSWLILPWAISAMLLPDFWAYYHSFSASTLLPVFLFGAMWGIGNINYGLTMRYLGMSMGIGIAIGITLIVGTLMTPILNGHFDVLIHTKGGQMTLLGVLVAVIGVGIVTRAGQLKERKMGIKAEEFNLKKGLMLAVMCGIFSAGMSFAMNAAKPMHEAAAALGVDPLYTALPSYVVIMGGGALVNLGFCFIRLAKVKDLSLKADFSLAKPLIISNILLSALGGLMWYLQFFFYAWGHASIPAQYDYMSWMLHMSFYVLCGGLVGLVLKEWNNAGRRPVSVLSLGCVVIIIAANIVGLGMAN, from the coding sequence ATGAATCATGCGATTACGATGGGAATTTTTTGGCATTTAATCGGCGCCGCCAGTGCCGCCTGTTTTTATGCCCCTTTCAAGAAGGTGAAACACTGGTCGTGGGAAACCATGTGGTCGATCGGCGGGATTGTTTCCTGGCTAATTCTGCCGTGGGCGATAAGCGCCATGCTGCTGCCCGATTTCTGGGCCTACTATCACTCATTTAGCGCTTCCACGCTGCTGCCGGTGTTTTTGTTCGGCGCGATGTGGGGCATCGGTAACATCAACTATGGCCTGACCATGCGCTATCTGGGGATGTCGATGGGTATCGGTATCGCTATCGGCATTACGCTTATCGTCGGCACCTTAATGACGCCGATCCTCAACGGCCACTTTGATGTGTTGATTCACACCAAAGGCGGACAAATGACCCTGCTCGGCGTGCTGGTGGCGGTGATTGGCGTGGGTATCGTCACTCGCGCCGGCCAGCTTAAAGAGCGCAAAATGGGCATCAAAGCGGAAGAGTTCAACCTGAAAAAAGGGCTGATGCTGGCGGTAATGTGCGGTATTTTCTCCGCCGGCATGTCATTTGCGATGAACGCCGCTAAACCAATGCATGAAGCCGCCGCGGCGCTGGGCGTCGACCCGCTGTATACCGCGCTGCCAAGCTACGTGGTGATCATGGGCGGCGGCGCGCTGGTTAACCTCGGCTTTTGTTTTATTCGCCTTGCCAAAGTGAAGGATTTGTCGCTAAAAGCCGACTTCTCACTGGCAAAACCGCTTATCATCAGCAACATTCTGCTTTCCGCATTGGGCGGGCTAATGTGGTATCTGCAGTTCTTCTTCTATGCCTGGGGCCACGCCAGTATCCCGGCGCAGTATGACTACATGAGCTGGATGCTGCATATGAGCTTCTACGTACTGTGTGGCGGGCTGGTTGGGCTGGTGCTGAAAGAGTGGAACAACGCCGGACGCCGCCCGGTCAGCGTGCTCAGCCTCGGCTGCGTGGTGATTATCATCGCCGCGAATATCGTCGGCCTGGGAATGGCTAACTGA
- the cpxA gene encoding envelope stress sensor histidine kinase CpxA has translation MIGSLTARIFAIFWLTLALVLMLVLMLPKLDSRQMTELLESEQRQGIMIEQHVEAELANDPPNDLMWWRRLFRAIDKWAPPGQRLLLVTSEGRVIGAERNEMQIIRNFIGQADNADHPQKKRYGRLEMVGPFSVRDGEDNYQLYLIRPASTSQSDFINLLFDRPLLLLIVTMLVSAPLLLWLAWSLAKPARKLKNAADEVAQGNLRQHPELEAGPQEFLAAGASFNQMVTALERMMTSQQRLLSDISHELRTPLTRLQLGTALLRRRSGESKELERIETEAHRLDSMINDLLVMSRNQAKNALVSETVKANQLWGEVLDNAAFEAEQMGKSFTVEYPPGPWPLYGNPNALESALENIVRNALRYSHTKISVSFSVDKDGITVNVDDDGPGVSPEDREQIFRPFYRTDEARDRESGGTGLGLAIVETAIQQHRGWVKADDSPLGGLRLTIWLPLYKRT, from the coding sequence ATGATTGGAAGTTTAACCGCACGCATCTTCGCTATCTTCTGGCTCACGCTGGCGCTGGTGTTGATGCTGGTACTGATGTTGCCCAAGCTGGACTCGCGCCAGATGACCGAGCTGCTGGAAAGCGAGCAACGTCAGGGCATCATGATTGAGCAGCACGTCGAGGCCGAACTGGCGAACGACCCGCCGAACGACCTGATGTGGTGGCGACGCCTGTTTCGCGCCATCGATAAGTGGGCGCCGCCGGGGCAGCGGCTGCTGCTGGTCACCAGCGAAGGCCGCGTGATCGGCGCAGAACGCAACGAAATGCAGATCATTCGTAACTTTATCGGCCAGGCCGATAATGCCGATCATCCGCAGAAGAAGCGTTACGGACGCCTGGAGATGGTCGGCCCGTTTTCCGTCAGGGATGGTGAAGATAATTATCAACTTTATCTCATCCGCCCTGCCAGCACTTCACAATCCGACTTCATCAACCTGCTGTTTGACCGTCCGCTATTACTGCTTATCGTGACGATGCTGGTCAGCGCCCCGCTGCTGCTCTGGCTGGCGTGGAGTCTGGCGAAACCGGCGCGCAAGCTGAAAAACGCCGCCGACGAAGTTGCCCAGGGTAACCTGCGGCAGCATCCTGAACTGGAAGCCGGTCCGCAGGAGTTTCTGGCCGCCGGGGCCAGCTTCAACCAGATGGTGACCGCGCTTGAGCGAATGATGACCAGCCAGCAGCGGCTGCTGTCGGATATCTCGCACGAGCTACGCACGCCGTTAACCCGTCTGCAGTTAGGCACCGCGTTGCTGCGCCGCCGCAGCGGTGAAAGCAAAGAGCTGGAGCGTATCGAAACCGAAGCGCACCGGCTGGATAGCATGATTAACGACCTGCTGGTGATGTCGCGTAATCAGGCGAAAAACGCGCTGGTCAGCGAGACGGTGAAAGCGAATCAGCTGTGGGGCGAAGTGCTGGACAACGCGGCATTTGAAGCCGAACAGATGGGGAAATCCTTCACCGTTGAGTATCCGCCGGGCCCCTGGCCGCTGTACGGTAACCCTAATGCGCTGGAAAGCGCGCTGGAAAATATCGTGCGCAACGCGCTGCGCTACTCGCACACGAAAATTTCCGTCAGTTTCTCGGTGGATAAAGACGGAATCACGGTCAACGTCGATGATGACGGCCCGGGCGTCAGCCCGGAGGATCGCGAACAGATTTTCCGTCCGTTCTATCGTACCGACGAGGCTCGCGATCGCGAGTCCGGCGGCACCGGTCTGGGGCTGGCGATTGTCGAAACGGCGATTCAGCAACATCGCGGCTGGGTTAAAGCCGACGATAGCCCGCTGGGTGGGCTGCGTTTAACAATCTGGCTGCCGCTGTATAAGCGTACTTAA
- the menA gene encoding 1,4-dihydroxy-2-naphthoate polyprenyltransferase, producing the protein MTEQPITRTKAWLESLRPKTLPLAFSAIIVGTALAWQQGHFDPLVALLALITAGLLQILSNLANDYGDAVKGSDKPDRIGPLRGMQKGAITQSQMKRALIVTVALICLSGLALLFSAWQTMADFIGFMVLGGLSIIAAITYTVGTRPYGYIGLGDISVLVFFGWLSVVGSWYLQAHSIEAVIFLPATACGLLAAAVLNINNLRDIDSDRLNGKNTLAVRLGPVNARRYHSVLLLGAPLCLALFNLLALHSLWGWLFILAIPLLVKQTRFVMREREPVAMRPMLERTVKAALLTNLLFVIGIIGSKLAA; encoded by the coding sequence ATGACTGAACAACCGATAACACGCACTAAGGCCTGGCTTGAAAGCCTGCGTCCAAAAACATTACCTCTGGCTTTCTCCGCTATCATCGTCGGCACCGCGTTGGCGTGGCAGCAAGGCCACTTCGATCCGCTGGTCGCGCTGCTGGCGCTTATTACCGCCGGTTTGCTGCAAATTTTATCTAATCTCGCCAATGATTATGGCGACGCCGTCAAAGGCAGCGATAAACCTGACCGTATCGGGCCGCTGCGCGGAATGCAAAAAGGCGCCATCACCCAGTCGCAGATGAAACGCGCGCTGATCGTAACGGTAGCGCTGATTTGCCTGTCCGGCCTGGCGTTGCTGTTCTCCGCCTGGCAGACAATGGCGGACTTCATCGGCTTTATGGTACTCGGCGGGTTGTCGATTATCGCCGCTATCACCTATACCGTCGGCACGCGTCCTTACGGCTATATTGGCCTTGGCGATATCTCGGTGCTGGTTTTCTTCGGCTGGCTGAGCGTTGTCGGCAGTTGGTATCTGCAGGCGCACAGCATCGAGGCGGTTATTTTCCTGCCCGCTACCGCCTGTGGCCTGCTGGCCGCCGCGGTTCTGAATATCAATAACCTGCGCGATATCGATAGCGACCGCCTGAACGGTAAAAACACGCTGGCGGTTCGTCTGGGGCCGGTGAACGCTCGCCGTTATCACAGCGTTTTGCTGCTTGGCGCTCCGCTGTGCCTGGCGCTGTTTAACCTGCTGGCGCTGCACAGTCTATGGGGCTGGCTGTTTATTCTCGCCATTCCGCTGCTGGTAAAACAAACGCGTTTTGTCATGCGTGAACGCGAACCGGTGGCGATGCGTCCGATGCTCGAACGCACGGTCAAAGCGGCATTATTAACCAACCTGCTGTTTGTCATCGGGATTATCGGCAGTAAGCTGGCGGCATAA
- the rhaS gene encoding HTH-type transcriptional activator RhaS, translated as MTVLHSTDFFKAGVSAVAIEPRLPQAAFPEHHHDFHEIVIVEQGTGIHVFNGQPYTISGGSVCFIRDHDRHLYEHTNNLCLTNVLYRAPDAFRFLTGVNQLLPQEQDGNYLSHWRVNQTVLQQVRQIVGQMEKVGPGVESHTIASREILFMQLLVLLHSNSLAEGAGNHEARLNQLMAWLEDHFAEEICWEEVAAQFSLSLRTLHRQLKLQTGLTPQRYLNRVRLMKARHLLRHSDDSVTEIAYRCGFGDSNHFSTLFRREFDWSPRDIRQGRDAILQ; from the coding sequence ATGACCGTGTTGCACAGTACGGATTTCTTTAAGGCCGGCGTCTCGGCGGTGGCGATTGAACCGCGGCTTCCTCAAGCGGCTTTTCCTGAGCATCACCATGATTTTCATGAGATTGTTATCGTCGAGCAGGGTACGGGCATTCACGTTTTCAACGGCCAGCCCTATACCATCAGCGGCGGTTCGGTCTGCTTTATTCGCGATCACGATCGTCATCTTTACGAACACACCAATAACCTATGCCTGACTAACGTGCTCTACCGCGCGCCGGATGCTTTTCGTTTTCTGACCGGCGTGAACCAACTGCTGCCGCAGGAGCAGGACGGTAACTATCTTTCACACTGGCGGGTTAACCAGACGGTACTGCAGCAGGTGCGGCAAATCGTCGGCCAGATGGAAAAAGTCGGCCCTGGCGTCGAGTCGCATACCATCGCCAGCCGTGAGATCCTTTTTATGCAGCTACTGGTGCTACTGCACAGCAACAGCCTGGCGGAAGGCGCCGGCAACCACGAGGCGCGGCTGAATCAGCTGATGGCCTGGCTGGAAGACCATTTTGCCGAAGAGATATGCTGGGAGGAGGTAGCGGCGCAGTTTTCGCTCTCTTTACGCACCCTGCATCGCCAGTTAAAGCTGCAAACCGGGCTGACGCCCCAGCGCTACCTCAACCGGGTGCGCCTGATGAAAGCGCGGCACCTGCTGCGCCACAGCGATGATAGCGTGACAGAAATCGCTTATCGCTGCGGTTTTGGCGACAGTAACCATTTTTCGACGCTATTTCGCCGTGAATTCGACTGGTCGCCGCGCGATATTCGCCAGGGGCGCGACGCTATTCTTCAGTAA
- the rhaR gene encoding HTH-type transcriptional activator RhaR, whose translation MVGQLVLRKDEFFASPSQAVAVADRYPQNVFAEHTHEFCELVLVWRGNGLHILNDRPWRITRGDLFYIRAEDKHSYASVNDLVLQNIIYCPDRLRLNFDWAAHIPGLFGTPWQPHWRIGSSGMAQVRQVINQLEHESARQDAQADSMAELLFAQLVLTLQRYRYATDNLAATQSETQLDKLLTALAGSLNRPFNLDSFCLHEGCSERALRQQFRQQTGMTITHYLRQLRICHAQYLLQHTERLIGEIAMQCGFEDSNYFSVVFNREIGMTPGQWRQRSRAAA comes from the coding sequence GTGGTAGGTCAGCTGGTGCTTCGCAAAGATGAGTTTTTTGCCTCCCCCTCGCAGGCGGTGGCGGTGGCTGACCGCTACCCGCAAAACGTCTTTGCCGAGCATACCCATGAATTTTGCGAGCTGGTGCTGGTGTGGCGCGGCAACGGTCTGCATATCCTCAACGATCGCCCGTGGCGGATTACCCGCGGCGATCTCTTTTATATTCGCGCGGAAGATAAACACTCTTATGCGTCGGTCAACGACCTGGTGCTGCAGAATATTATTTATTGCCCGGATCGGCTGCGGCTCAATTTTGACTGGGCGGCGCATATTCCGGGATTATTCGGCACGCCGTGGCAGCCGCACTGGCGGATCGGCAGCAGCGGGATGGCGCAGGTCAGGCAGGTGATTAACCAGCTGGAGCACGAAAGCGCGCGGCAGGATGCGCAGGCGGATAGCATGGCGGAGCTGCTGTTCGCCCAACTGGTGTTGACGCTCCAGCGCTATCGCTACGCCACTGATAACCTGGCGGCGACGCAAAGCGAAACACAGCTCGATAAACTGCTAACGGCGCTGGCCGGAAGTCTGAATCGCCCCTTTAATCTGGATAGCTTCTGTCTGCATGAAGGCTGCAGCGAACGTGCGTTACGCCAGCAGTTTCGCCAGCAAACGGGAATGACGATAACTCACTATTTGCGCCAGCTGCGGATCTGCCATGCGCAGTATTTACTGCAGCATACCGAGCGGTTAATCGGCGAGATCGCCATGCAGTGCGGGTTTGAGGACAGTAACTATTTTTCGGTGGTGTTTAATCGGGAAATTGGCATGACGCCGGGACAGTGGCGGCAGCGCAGTCGCGCCGCCGCGTAA
- the fieF gene encoding CDF family cation-efflux transporter FieF (FieF, a metal efflux transporter, is a member of the CDF (cation diffusion facilitator) family of transporters.): MNQSYGRLVSRAAIAATAMASVLLLIKIFAWWYTGSVSILAALVDSLVDIAASLTNLLVVRYSLQPADEEHTFGHGKAESLAALAQSMFISGSALFLFLTGIQHLIRPEPMQAAGVGMVVTLIALISTLMLVTFQRWVVRKTQSQAVRADMLHYQSDVMMNGAILIALGLSWYGWHRADALFALGIGIYILYSALRMGYDAVQSLLDRALPDEERQEIISIVNSWPGVSGAHDLRTRQSGPTRFIQIHLEMEDNLPLVQAHVIADQVEQAILRRFPGSDVIIHQDPCSVVPPARQGVF, translated from the coding sequence ATGAATCAATCTTATGGGCGGCTGGTGAGTCGCGCGGCTATTGCCGCGACGGCGATGGCCTCCGTGTTACTTTTGATCAAAATTTTTGCGTGGTGGTATACCGGTTCGGTGAGTATTCTGGCGGCGCTGGTGGATTCGCTGGTGGATATTGCCGCCTCGCTGACCAACCTGCTGGTGGTGCGTTACTCGCTACAACCTGCTGATGAAGAACATACTTTTGGCCATGGGAAAGCGGAATCGCTGGCGGCGTTGGCGCAGAGCATGTTTATTTCCGGTTCGGCGTTGTTTCTGTTCCTGACCGGGATCCAGCATTTGATTCGCCCTGAACCGATGCAGGCGGCGGGCGTCGGGATGGTGGTGACGCTGATCGCCTTGATAAGCACCCTGATGCTGGTGACCTTTCAGCGCTGGGTGGTCAGAAAAACCCAGAGCCAGGCCGTGCGTGCGGATATGCTTCATTATCAGTCTGATGTTATGATGAACGGCGCTATTCTTATCGCCCTCGGCCTCTCCTGGTACGGCTGGCACCGCGCCGATGCGCTGTTTGCATTAGGGATTGGCATCTATATTTTATATAGCGCGCTGCGTATGGGTTACGACGCGGTGCAATCGTTATTAGACCGTGCGCTTCCGGATGAGGAACGTCAGGAAATCATCAGTATCGTGAACAGCTGGCCCGGCGTCAGCGGCGCGCACGATCTACGAACGCGGCAGTCAGGGCCGACTCGCTTTATTCAAATACATTTGGAAATGGAAGATAACCTCCCGCTGGTGCAGGCGCACGTAATCGCCGACCAGGTGGAGCAGGCTATTTTGCGCCGTTTCCCGGGATCGGATGTCATCATCCATCAGGATCCCTGTTCTGTGGTGCCGCCGGCGCGGCAGGGCGTTTTTTGA
- the pfkA gene encoding 6-phosphofructokinase, translated as MIKKIGVLTSGGDAPGMNAAIRGVVRAALTEGLEVFGIYDGYLGLYEDRMVQLDRYSVSDMINRGGTFLGSARFPEFREEHIRAVAIENMKKRGLDALVVIGGDGSYMGAMRLTEMGFPCIGLPGTIDNDIKGTDYTIGFFTALSTVVEAIDRLRDTSSSHQRISVVEVMGRYCGDLTLAAAIAGGCEFIMVPEVEYTRDDLVAEIKAGIAKGKKHAIVAITEHMCDVDELASFIEKETGRETRATVLGHIQRGGSPVPYDRILASRMGAYAIELLLQGFGGRCVGIQNEKLVHHDIIDAIENMKRPFKSDWMDCAKKLY; from the coding sequence ATGATTAAGAAAATCGGTGTGTTGACAAGTGGCGGTGATGCGCCGGGCATGAACGCAGCAATTCGCGGCGTTGTGCGCGCGGCATTAACGGAAGGTCTGGAAGTTTTTGGAATCTATGACGGTTACCTCGGCCTGTATGAAGATCGTATGGTTCAGCTTGACCGTTACAGCGTGTCCGACATGATCAACCGTGGCGGTACCTTCCTCGGCTCCGCTCGTTTCCCGGAATTCCGCGAAGAGCATATTCGCGCTGTCGCCATTGAAAATATGAAAAAGCGCGGCCTGGACGCGCTGGTTGTTATCGGCGGCGACGGTTCCTATATGGGTGCGATGCGTCTGACCGAGATGGGTTTCCCTTGCATCGGCCTGCCGGGCACCATCGATAACGACATCAAAGGTACTGACTACACTATCGGTTTCTTTACCGCGCTGAGCACCGTTGTTGAAGCGATTGACCGCCTGCGTGACACCTCCTCTTCGCACCAGCGTATCTCTGTGGTGGAAGTGATGGGCCGCTACTGTGGCGATCTGACTCTGGCGGCGGCGATTGCCGGCGGCTGTGAGTTCATCATGGTGCCGGAAGTAGAATATACCCGTGACGATCTGGTGGCTGAAATCAAAGCCGGCATCGCGAAAGGTAAGAAACACGCGATCGTGGCCATCACCGAGCACATGTGCGACGTTGACGAACTGGCTAGCTTCATTGAGAAAGAAACGGGCCGTGAAACTCGTGCGACCGTGCTGGGTCACATTCAGCGCGGCGGCTCTCCGGTTCCTTACGACCGTATTCTGGCTTCCCGTATGGGCGCATATGCCATCGAACTGCTGCTGCAGGGCTTTGGCGGCCGCTGTGTTGGTATCCAGAACGAAAAGCTGGTTCACCACGACATCATCGATGCTATCGAAAATATGAAGCGTCCGTTCAAGTCTGACTGGATGGATTGCGCGAAGAAACTGTACTAA
- the cpxR gene encoding envelope stress response regulator transcription factor CpxR, whose amino-acid sequence MNKILLVDDDRELTSLLKELLDMEGFNVLVAHDGEQALALLDDSIDLLLLDVMMPKKNGIDTLKELRQTHQTPVIMLTARGSELDRVLGLELGADDYLPKPFNDRELVARIRAILRRSHWSEQQQTTESGSPTLEVDALSLNPGRQEANFDGQTLELTGTEFTLLYLLAQHLGQVVSREHLSQEVLGKRLTPFDRAIDMHISNLRRKLPERKDGHPWFKTLRGRGYLMVSAS is encoded by the coding sequence ATGAATAAAATCCTGTTAGTTGATGATGACCGGGAGCTCACCTCCCTGTTAAAAGAGCTGCTCGATATGGAAGGTTTTAATGTGCTCGTTGCCCATGACGGTGAACAGGCGCTGGCGCTTCTTGACGACAGCATTGATCTCCTTTTGCTTGATGTGATGATGCCGAAGAAAAACGGTATCGACACGCTTAAAGAATTACGTCAGACACACCAGACCCCGGTTATCATGCTAACGGCGCGCGGAAGCGAGCTGGATCGCGTTCTCGGCCTCGAACTCGGGGCGGATGACTATTTGCCTAAGCCGTTTAACGATCGCGAGCTGGTGGCCCGTATACGCGCGATTCTGCGTCGTTCCCACTGGAGCGAGCAGCAGCAGACCACCGAATCCGGTTCTCCGACCCTGGAAGTGGATGCGTTAAGCCTCAATCCGGGTCGTCAGGAAGCCAATTTTGATGGGCAAACGCTGGAGCTGACCGGCACCGAGTTCACCCTGCTGTATCTGCTGGCGCAGCATCTGGGTCAGGTGGTGTCACGTGAACACTTAAGCCAGGAAGTGCTGGGCAAGCGGCTGACGCCGTTCGACCGCGCTATCGATATGCATATTTCCAACCTGCGGCGTAAGCTGCCGGAGCGCAAAGACGGCCATCCGTGGTTTAAAACATTGCGCGGACGCGGCTATCTGATGGTTTCTGCTTCATGA